Proteins encoded within one genomic window of Amycolatopsis nigrescens CSC17Ta-90:
- a CDS encoding NAD-dependent epimerase/dehydratase family protein, whose product MSAAQPIEGQRFLVTGGAGTIGSAVVDQLVAAGAAEIVVLDNLVRGRTENLADARALAGDRLRLVEGDINDAALVHGLTEGKDVVFHLAALRITQCAEQPRLALESLVDGTFTVLEAATAAGVRKVVASSSASVYGLAETFPTDERHHPYNNDTFYGAAKAFNEGMLRSFHAMYGLDYVVLRYFNVYGPRMDVHGLYTEVLIRWMERINRGEPPLIFGDGAQTMDFVHVHDIARANLLAARAPVTDRVYNIASATETSLRRLALDLLTAMDSALEPEHGPERKVNGVTRRLADISAAAADLGWRPEIGLTDGLRDLVSWWSDQTVGSAE is encoded by the coding sequence GTGAGCGCGGCGCAGCCGATCGAGGGACAGCGGTTCCTGGTCACCGGCGGGGCGGGCACCATCGGGTCCGCCGTGGTGGACCAGCTGGTCGCGGCCGGTGCGGCGGAGATCGTGGTGCTGGACAACCTGGTGCGCGGGCGCACCGAGAACCTGGCCGACGCGCGTGCGCTGGCCGGCGACCGGCTGCGGCTGGTCGAAGGCGACATCAACGACGCAGCACTGGTGCACGGGCTGACCGAGGGCAAGGACGTGGTCTTCCACCTCGCGGCCCTGCGCATCACCCAGTGCGCGGAACAACCGCGGCTCGCCCTCGAGTCGCTGGTGGACGGCACCTTCACGGTCCTGGAGGCCGCGACAGCGGCAGGGGTGCGGAAAGTCGTGGCCTCCTCCTCCGCCTCGGTCTACGGTCTCGCCGAGACCTTCCCGACCGACGAACGGCACCACCCGTACAACAACGACACCTTCTACGGCGCCGCGAAAGCGTTCAACGAAGGCATGTTGCGCAGTTTCCACGCCATGTACGGCCTGGATTACGTGGTGTTGCGCTATTTCAACGTGTACGGCCCACGCATGGATGTGCACGGGCTGTACACCGAGGTGCTGATCCGCTGGATGGAACGGATAAACCGGGGTGAGCCGCCGCTGATCTTCGGAGACGGCGCGCAGACCATGGACTTCGTGCACGTGCACGACATCGCACGGGCGAACCTGCTGGCGGCCCGCGCGCCGGTGACCGACCGGGTCTACAACATCGCCAGCGCCACCGAGACCAGCCTGCGCCGGCTCGCGCTGGACCTGCTCACCGCGATGGACTCCGCGCTGGAGCCGGAGCACGGCCCGGAACGCAAGGTCAACGGGGTCACCCGGCGGCTGGCCGACATCTCCGCGGCCGCGGCCGACCTCGGCTGGCGCCCGGAGATCGGGCTCACCGACGGGCTCCGCGATCTCGTCTCGTGGTGGAGCGACCAGACCGTGGGAAGTGCGGAATAA
- a CDS encoding DUF4082 domain-containing protein: protein MRTRHIPRTRRQVFALLIAVLAAAGLIVLPPVTATAAVCANKIACENEKPGDPDWIVAAIDDSILGFTNDISYAPGNTVNFKVKTTASSYDIKIYRLGYYGGDGARLVKTLTHTGTQNQPDCLTPDPATGLLDCGNWANSASWTVPADAVSGLYYAILHRNDTQGESEVVFIVRDDASHSDILFQTSDATWQAYNNYGNGPNPIQGNSLYSGSANGNGGSAFKVSYNRPLIGGETENFIFNAEYPMLKFMEANGFDLSYSTDVDTARRGNLITNHKVFMPVGHDEYWSNEQRVNVENARAAGVNLAFMSGNDIFWKTRWENSSDSSHTPWRTMVSYKETKAGQIDPNAQWTGTWRDPRFSPPKDGGRPENALLGQIFTVNGVRKDSLSVPSAYGKMRLWRHTDLASMPANSSYTFQPGTLGYEWDTVEDNGFQPPGVGQLSRTTVTMNDGDYVLQNHGDVYAPGTKTHALTLYRYQPSGALVFAAGTVQWGWGVEDEHLFAGQDPVPSSDIRMKQATVNLMADMDAQPATLRPGLVRATKTTDTAPPSVTIGSTPSPTVAAQYQLTGTVGDAAGRVSGVEVSVDNGASWHPANWPAGSGSWSYSFTPANSGPVTFKVRAVDDSANLSPEVSRAVTVNPRPCPCSIWTSTATPTTPSANDSSALELGVRFKADADGYIRGVKFYKGTGNSGTHTGSLWSTDGTQIATGTFTGESAEGWQTLTFPTSVPVTANTTYIASYHTNTGHYSADSGYFAGADSGLEPLTAPRSTTAEPNGVYKVGASGFPDRSFGDTNYWVDVVFGYDPGPDTRAPLVAATTPGSGQSSVALSATPSVTFDEPISPSSLQLTLTGPGGPVLGTAALSANGRTATFTPSQPLASGTSYTVSVRASDTAGNALPNQPYSWPFKTGSPRPAGCPCTIWDEFTSPATPSVQDSAVEVGTKVRFDSRGQVLGIRFYKGPGNTGTHTGSLWSANGTRMATGTFSGESASGWQTLNFAAPVDVQSGTTYTVSYYAPNGGYATTAGYFGGGGADYNALHALANGVDGGNGVYRYGTGGGFPSNSYNAGNYWVDVLWQPGANGDSTPPNVTSTNPAGGATGFPGTAPLTVAFNEPVDLASTQFALTDSGGAKLTGNATLSADQRTLTWTPSARLSAGATYSASVKIADVNGNLMPAATTWSFQTSGTQTCPCTLFSAATVPTEPSTNDAGNYELGVRFTSSTGGSVTGVKFYKGTGNTGTHTGSLWTSGGQLLATGTFTGETATGWQTLTFAAPVPIVAGQSYVASYTAPNGRYSSDGGYFQRTSVTSSPLTAPATGPGVPNGVYHVGPGFPSATYQGGNYWVDVILG from the coding sequence ATGCGAACTCGGCACATTCCGCGAACCAGGCGTCAGGTTTTCGCGTTGCTCATCGCCGTACTGGCCGCCGCCGGGCTGATCGTGCTGCCACCGGTCACCGCCACCGCCGCCGTCTGCGCGAACAAGATCGCCTGCGAGAACGAGAAACCGGGCGACCCCGACTGGATCGTGGCCGCGATCGACGACTCGATCCTCGGCTTCACCAACGACATCAGCTACGCGCCGGGCAACACGGTCAACTTCAAGGTCAAGACCACCGCCAGCTCGTACGACATCAAGATCTACCGGCTCGGCTACTACGGCGGTGACGGTGCCCGGCTGGTGAAGACGCTGACCCACACCGGCACCCAGAACCAGCCGGACTGCCTCACTCCGGACCCGGCGACCGGGCTGCTGGACTGCGGCAACTGGGCCAACTCGGCCAGCTGGACGGTGCCCGCCGACGCGGTCTCCGGCCTCTACTACGCGATCCTGCACCGCAACGACACCCAGGGCGAGAGCGAGGTCGTGTTCATCGTCCGCGACGACGCGAGCCACTCCGACATCCTGTTCCAGACCTCGGACGCCACCTGGCAGGCCTACAACAACTACGGCAACGGCCCCAACCCGATCCAGGGCAACAGCCTCTACAGCGGCAGCGCCAACGGCAACGGCGGCTCCGCGTTCAAGGTCAGCTACAACCGGCCGCTGATCGGCGGGGAGACCGAGAACTTCATCTTCAACGCGGAGTACCCGATGCTGAAGTTCATGGAGGCCAACGGTTTCGACCTGTCCTACAGCACCGATGTGGACACCGCGCGGCGCGGGAACCTGATCACCAACCACAAGGTCTTCATGCCGGTCGGGCACGACGAGTACTGGTCCAACGAACAGCGGGTCAACGTGGAGAACGCCCGCGCGGCCGGGGTGAACCTGGCCTTCATGAGCGGGAACGACATCTTCTGGAAGACCCGCTGGGAGAACAGCTCCGACTCCTCGCACACGCCGTGGCGCACCATGGTCAGCTACAAGGAGACCAAGGCCGGCCAGATCGACCCGAACGCGCAGTGGACCGGCACCTGGCGGGACCCGAGGTTCAGCCCGCCCAAGGACGGTGGACGGCCGGAGAACGCGCTGCTCGGCCAGATCTTCACGGTCAACGGCGTGCGCAAGGACTCGCTGAGCGTGCCGTCGGCGTACGGGAAGATGCGGCTCTGGCGCCACACCGACCTCGCCTCGATGCCGGCCAACTCCAGCTACACCTTCCAGCCCGGCACCCTCGGCTACGAGTGGGACACCGTGGAGGACAACGGTTTCCAGCCTCCCGGGGTCGGCCAGCTCTCGCGCACCACGGTCACCATGAACGACGGCGACTACGTGCTGCAGAACCACGGCGACGTCTACGCGCCCGGCACCAAGACGCACGCGCTGACCCTGTACCGCTACCAGCCCAGCGGCGCGCTGGTGTTCGCCGCCGGCACCGTGCAGTGGGGCTGGGGTGTCGAGGACGAACATCTTTTTGCAGGCCAAGACCCCGTCCCGAGCTCGGACATCCGGATGAAGCAGGCCACCGTCAACCTGATGGCCGACATGGACGCGCAGCCGGCCACCCTGCGGCCCGGCCTGGTGCGGGCCACCAAGACCACCGACACCGCCCCGCCGTCGGTGACCATCGGCAGCACCCCGTCGCCGACCGTGGCCGCGCAGTACCAGCTCACCGGCACCGTCGGCGACGCCGCGGGCCGGGTCTCCGGGGTCGAGGTCTCGGTGGACAACGGCGCGAGCTGGCACCCGGCGAACTGGCCCGCTGGCAGCGGGAGCTGGAGCTACTCGTTCACCCCGGCGAACTCGGGACCGGTCACCTTCAAGGTGCGCGCGGTGGACGACTCGGCGAACCTGTCCCCCGAGGTCAGCCGCGCGGTCACGGTGAACCCCCGGCCCTGCCCGTGCAGCATCTGGACCAGCACCGCCACCCCGACCACCCCGTCCGCGAACGACAGCAGCGCGCTGGAGCTCGGCGTCCGGTTCAAGGCCGACGCGGACGGCTACATCCGCGGGGTGAAGTTCTACAAGGGCACCGGCAACTCCGGCACGCACACCGGCTCGCTGTGGAGCACCGACGGCACCCAGATCGCCACCGGCACCTTCACCGGCGAATCCGCGGAAGGCTGGCAGACGCTGACCTTCCCGACGTCGGTTCCGGTCACCGCGAACACCACCTACATCGCCTCGTACCACACCAACACCGGGCACTACTCGGCCGACAGCGGCTACTTCGCCGGTGCGGACAGCGGCCTGGAACCGCTGACCGCGCCGAGGAGCACGACCGCCGAGCCGAACGGGGTCTACAAGGTCGGCGCCTCCGGCTTCCCGGACCGCAGCTTCGGCGACACGAACTACTGGGTGGACGTGGTGTTCGGCTACGACCCCGGCCCGGACACCCGGGCCCCGCTGGTCGCCGCCACCACCCCGGGTTCCGGGCAGTCCAGCGTGGCGTTGTCCGCCACCCCCTCGGTGACCTTCGACGAGCCGATCTCGCCCAGCTCGCTGCAGCTCACCCTGACCGGCCCGGGCGGCCCGGTGCTGGGCACCGCGGCGCTGTCCGCCAACGGCAGGACGGCCACCTTCACGCCGAGCCAGCCGCTGGCCAGCGGCACCAGCTACACGGTTTCCGTGCGAGCGTCGGACACCGCGGGCAACGCGCTGCCGAACCAGCCCTACAGCTGGCCGTTCAAGACCGGGAGCCCGCGCCCGGCCGGCTGCCCCTGCACGATCTGGGACGAGTTCACCAGCCCGGCCACACCATCGGTGCAGGACAGCGCGGTCGAAGTGGGCACCAAGGTCCGCTTCGACAGCCGCGGCCAGGTGCTCGGCATCCGGTTCTACAAGGGCCCCGGCAACACCGGCACGCACACCGGCTCGCTGTGGTCGGCCAACGGCACCCGAATGGCCACCGGCACCTTCAGCGGCGAGTCGGCCAGCGGCTGGCAGACGCTGAACTTCGCGGCACCGGTGGACGTGCAGTCCGGCACCACCTACACCGTGTCCTACTACGCGCCGAACGGCGGCTACGCGACCACCGCGGGCTACTTCGGTGGCGGCGGCGCGGACTACAACGCGCTGCACGCGCTCGCCAACGGGGTGGACGGCGGCAACGGCGTCTACCGCTACGGCACCGGCGGCGGCTTCCCGTCGAACTCCTACAACGCCGGCAACTACTGGGTCGACGTGCTCTGGCAGCCCGGCGCGAACGGCGACAGCACGCCGCCGAACGTGACCTCGACCAACCCGGCCGGCGGCGCCACCGGCTTCCCCGGCACCGCGCCGCTCACCGTGGCCTTCAACGAGCCGGTGGACCTGGCCAGCACGCAGTTCGCGCTGACCGACTCCGGTGGCGCCAAGCTCACCGGCAACGCGACCCTGTCCGCGGACCAGCGGACGCTCACCTGGACCCCGTCCGCGCGGCTCTCCGCGGGCGCCACCTACAGCGCGAGCGTCAAGATCGCGGACGTGAACGGCAACCTGATGCCGGCCGCGACCACCTGGTCGTTCCAGACCTCCGGCACCCAGACCTGCCCGTGCACGCTGTTCAGCGCGGCCACCGTGCCGACCGAGCCGTCCACCAACGACGCGGGCAACTACGAACTCGGGGTCCGGTTCACCAGCTCTACCGGCGGTTCGGTGACCGGGGTGAAGTTCTACAAGGGCACCGGCAACACCGGCACGCACACCGGCTCGCTGTGGACGTCCGGCGGGCAGCTGCTGGCCACCGGCACCTTCACCGGGGAAACCGCGACCGGCTGGCAGACGCTCACCTTCGCCGCACCGGTACCGATCGTCGCCGGGCAGAGCTACGTGGCGTCCTACACCGCGCCGAACGGGCGCTACTCCTCCGACGGCGGCTATTTCCAGCGCACCTCGGTGACCAGCTCGCCGCTCACCGCACCGGCCACCGGCCCAGGGGTGCCGAACGGTGTCTACCACGTCGGCCCCGGCTTCCCGAGCGCCACCTACCAGGGCGGCAACTACTGGGTGGACGTGATCCTCGGATGA
- a CDS encoding glycosyltransferase — protein sequence MSRPLVVMAAGASWDGVKGSERQLAEALTRHADVLWVDPPVSPVTKGKRRWWPRLEAISPDLRRFSPLGPPGWTRPGMRTLTWPMVRAQIHWILRWVDRRPDVFVACTQHDLLGFWGEDVLDVLYGTDDWLAGAALLNQDPRRVARQERTALARADVVLAIGPELAARWRAIGAEPHEFPNGCDTEAYRDVRHRTPAPLPPGFGAPVAGLVGQLTERIDVTLLESVADSGAGLLLVGPLDPGWQPERVRALLARPNVHHTGAVPFEELPPWFARMDVGLTPYRDSAFNRASFPLKTMEYLAAGLPVVSTELPASRRLRAETGQVLLATGPAEFAGAVHRAAALNRDPDAVAQRRSVAERHSWQTRAAEFTTLTRKGTDAL from the coding sequence ATGAGTAGGCCGCTGGTGGTGATGGCGGCGGGGGCGAGCTGGGACGGGGTGAAGGGGTCCGAGCGCCAGCTCGCCGAGGCGCTCACCCGGCACGCCGACGTGCTATGGGTGGATCCGCCGGTTTCGCCTGTCACCAAAGGAAAGCGGCGGTGGTGGCCGCGGCTGGAGGCGATCTCGCCGGACCTGCGCCGGTTCTCGCCGCTCGGCCCGCCCGGCTGGACCCGGCCCGGGATGCGCACGCTGACCTGGCCGATGGTGCGGGCCCAGATCCACTGGATCCTGCGCTGGGTGGACCGGCGCCCGGACGTGTTCGTCGCCTGCACCCAGCACGACCTGCTCGGCTTCTGGGGCGAGGACGTGCTGGACGTGCTCTACGGCACCGACGACTGGCTGGCCGGTGCGGCACTGCTGAACCAGGACCCGCGCCGGGTGGCGCGGCAGGAACGCACCGCGCTGGCGCGGGCGGACGTGGTGCTGGCCATCGGCCCGGAGCTGGCCGCGCGCTGGCGCGCGATCGGCGCCGAGCCGCACGAGTTCCCGAACGGCTGCGACACCGAGGCCTACCGGGACGTCCGGCACCGAACCCCGGCCCCGCTGCCGCCGGGGTTCGGTGCCCCGGTCGCCGGGCTGGTCGGTCAGCTCACCGAGCGGATCGACGTGACGCTGCTGGAGTCGGTGGCGGACAGCGGCGCGGGCCTGCTGCTGGTCGGCCCGCTGGACCCCGGCTGGCAGCCGGAGCGGGTCCGCGCGCTGCTGGCCAGGCCGAACGTGCACCACACCGGCGCGGTGCCGTTCGAGGAGCTTCCGCCGTGGTTCGCGCGGATGGACGTGGGGCTGACCCCGTACCGCGACTCGGCGTTCAACCGGGCGTCCTTCCCGCTGAAGACGATGGAGTACCTCGCGGCCGGGCTGCCGGTGGTCAGCACCGAACTGCCGGCCAGCAGGCGGCTGCGGGCGGAGACCGGCCAGGTGCTGCTCGCCACCGGCCCGGCCGAGTTCGCCGGCGCGGTGCACCGGGCGGCCGCGCTGAACCGCGACCCGGACGCGGTGGCGCAACGAAGGTCCGTCGCGGAACGACATTCCTGGCAGACCAGGGCCGCCGAGTTCACCACACTTACCAGAAAAGGGACTGATGCCCTGTGA
- a CDS encoding DegT/DnrJ/EryC1/StrS family aminotransferase → MRPLLGDEEALAVAEVVRSGWVAQGPRVAEFEAAFAERMGAGHGIATSSCTTALHLSLHVLGIGPGDEVVVPSFSFIATANAVRYCGATPVFADVDATTGNLTADTVAAVLTARTRAVILVHQAGVPADTAAIEAVCGGLPVVQDAACAAGSTYRGRPAGAGAWLATWSFHPRKLITTGEGGMITTDDGVLAARLRRLREHGMSVSAADRHAGGGAVVEAYTETGFNFRLTDIQAALGLVQLKRLDGIVARRRELAARYRLLLSEVDGLRAVADPPYGTTNYQSFWVLLDERIEISRNDLLAALAAGGVSARRGIMAAHTEPAYAGHPHAPLPVTELLTSRSVILPLHHELSAADQDRVVQELKDAVTAKTYGAAK, encoded by the coding sequence ATGCGGCCGCTGCTCGGGGACGAGGAGGCGCTGGCCGTCGCCGAGGTGGTGCGCTCGGGCTGGGTGGCGCAGGGCCCGCGGGTGGCCGAGTTCGAAGCCGCCTTCGCCGAGCGGATGGGCGCCGGGCACGGCATCGCGACGTCCTCCTGCACCACCGCCCTGCACCTCTCGCTGCACGTGCTCGGCATCGGGCCGGGTGACGAGGTCGTGGTGCCGTCGTTCTCCTTCATCGCCACCGCCAACGCGGTGCGCTACTGCGGCGCCACCCCGGTCTTCGCCGACGTGGACGCGACCACCGGCAACCTGACCGCGGACACCGTCGCGGCCGTGCTGACCGCACGCACCAGGGCGGTGATCCTGGTGCACCAGGCCGGGGTGCCCGCCGACACCGCGGCAATCGAGGCGGTCTGCGGCGGGCTGCCGGTGGTCCAGGACGCGGCCTGCGCGGCCGGGTCCACCTACCGCGGCCGTCCGGCCGGCGCCGGGGCCTGGCTGGCGACCTGGTCGTTCCATCCGCGCAAGCTGATCACCACCGGCGAAGGCGGCATGATCACCACCGACGACGGGGTACTGGCCGCGCGGCTGCGGCGGCTGCGCGAGCACGGGATGAGCGTCTCGGCGGCGGACCGGCACGCCGGCGGCGGCGCGGTGGTGGAGGCCTACACCGAGACCGGGTTCAACTTCCGGCTCACCGACATCCAGGCCGCGCTTGGCCTGGTGCAGCTGAAGCGGCTGGACGGGATCGTCGCGCGGCGGCGGGAGCTGGCCGCGCGCTACCGGCTCCTTCTGTCCGAAGTGGACGGTCTGCGGGCGGTGGCCGACCCGCCGTACGGCACTACGAACTACCAGTCGTTCTGGGTGCTGTTGGACGAACGGATCGAGATTTCCCGCAACGACCTGCTCGCCGCGCTGGCCGCCGGTGGCGTGTCCGCCCGGCGCGGCATCATGGCCGCGCACACCGAACCCGCCTACGCCGGCCACCCGCACGCCCCGCTGCCGGTCACCGAGTTGCTCACCTCCCGCTCGGTCATCCTTCCCCTGCACCACGAGCTTTCCGCCGCCGACCAGGACCGCGTCGTCCAGGAGCTGAAGGACGCCGTCACGGCGAAGACGTACGGAGCAGCGAAGTGA
- a CDS encoding NeuD/PglB/VioB family sugar acetyltransferase yields MSPRPILLVGAGGLAREALAALRAMPGEWLPLGALDDNESRHGTLIDGLPVLGGTHLVHEYPEAGVLACVANAHRPAGRAAVVERLDLPVERWATVVHPAASLAPGTAPGPGTLLLAGVVVTAPQRIGAHVVAMPHALITHDDQVGEFVTMAGRATLAGGVHIGRCGYLGQGAMVRENTKIGAGAVIGMGSVVLTDVPAGEVWAGVPARRLAHKSADGGRPEPAKGGSWPLTASDLGDPGEGTP; encoded by the coding sequence GTGAGCCCGCGGCCGATCCTGCTGGTGGGCGCCGGCGGGCTGGCCAGGGAAGCACTGGCCGCGCTGCGAGCCATGCCGGGCGAATGGCTGCCGCTGGGCGCGCTGGACGACAACGAGAGCAGGCACGGCACGCTGATCGACGGGCTGCCCGTGCTCGGCGGGACTCACCTGGTGCACGAGTACCCCGAAGCCGGGGTGCTGGCGTGCGTGGCCAACGCACACCGCCCGGCCGGGCGCGCCGCCGTGGTCGAACGGCTGGACCTGCCGGTGGAACGCTGGGCGACGGTGGTGCACCCGGCCGCGTCGCTGGCGCCGGGCACCGCGCCGGGGCCGGGCACGCTGCTGCTGGCCGGGGTGGTGGTCACCGCGCCCCAGCGGATCGGCGCGCACGTGGTGGCCATGCCGCACGCGCTGATCACGCACGACGACCAGGTGGGCGAGTTCGTCACCATGGCAGGCCGCGCGACACTGGCCGGTGGTGTCCACATCGGACGGTGCGGTTATCTCGGCCAGGGCGCGATGGTCCGGGAGAACACCAAGATCGGCGCCGGCGCGGTGATCGGCATGGGCTCGGTGGTGCTCACCGACGTCCCGGCCGGTGAGGTCTGGGCCGGCGTACCTGCCAGGAGGCTTGCTCACAAGTCAGCGGACGGGGGCCGCCCTGAGCCTGCGAAGGGTGGCTCGTGGCCGCTGACTGCGAGTGACCTTGGAGATCCGGGCGAGGGCACACCGTGA
- a CDS encoding glycosyltransferase, whose translation MRILVYPHAMEIGGSQLNAVQLAGAIAARGHHVVVLSEPGPLVDLISDLGLEHVEIPLSRRRPSPEVIGTLGRVVRERGIHLVHGYEWPPVVEALFGPGLRHRTAVLGTVMSMSVVPFFPKTVPLIVGTEQIRAAALAAGHRRVTLLEPPVDTDADDSALSDGAGFRREHGIAPDEVLIAMVCRLVPELKLEGLLAACDAVGALAEAGRPVRLAIVGDGRSRPEVAERAARANALAGREAVLLTGEVADPRPAYAATDVLVGQGGSALRGMAFGCPLVVVGEQGFSEQLTPESTPLFLRQGWYGVGAGSLGTGVPALRLALERLVDSAATRRELGTYARRLVHERFSLHRAAELQEREYLTAVAERVPLGPLLTDLARTGAGVLTSTARRKYQRRRGTLATDDANARPLAGPATNA comes from the coding sequence GTGAGGATTCTGGTCTATCCGCACGCGATGGAGATCGGCGGTTCGCAGCTCAACGCGGTCCAGCTGGCCGGTGCCATCGCCGCCCGCGGCCATCACGTGGTGGTGCTCTCCGAACCCGGCCCGCTGGTCGACCTGATCTCCGACCTCGGCCTCGAGCACGTGGAGATCCCGCTGTCCCGGCGCCGGCCGTCCCCGGAGGTGATCGGCACGCTCGGCCGGGTGGTCCGCGAACGCGGGATCCACCTGGTGCACGGCTACGAGTGGCCGCCGGTGGTCGAGGCGCTGTTCGGTCCCGGCCTGCGGCACCGCACGGCGGTGCTGGGCACGGTGATGTCCATGTCGGTGGTGCCGTTCTTCCCGAAGACCGTGCCGCTGATCGTGGGCACCGAGCAGATCCGGGCGGCCGCGCTCGCCGCCGGGCACCGCCGGGTGACCCTGCTCGAACCGCCGGTGGACACCGATGCGGACGACTCGGCGCTCAGCGACGGCGCCGGTTTCCGCCGGGAGCACGGGATCGCGCCCGATGAAGTGCTGATCGCGATGGTCTGCCGGCTGGTGCCCGAGCTGAAGCTGGAGGGCCTGCTCGCTGCCTGTGACGCGGTGGGCGCGCTGGCCGAGGCCGGCCGTCCGGTGCGGCTGGCGATCGTCGGCGATGGCCGGTCCCGACCCGAGGTCGCCGAACGGGCCGCGCGGGCGAACGCGCTGGCGGGCCGGGAAGCGGTGCTGCTGACCGGCGAGGTCGCCGATCCCCGCCCCGCCTACGCCGCCACCGACGTGCTGGTCGGCCAGGGCGGGTCGGCCCTGCGGGGAATGGCCTTCGGCTGCCCGCTGGTGGTGGTGGGCGAACAGGGTTTCAGCGAGCAGCTCACCCCGGAGAGCACGCCGCTGTTCCTGCGGCAGGGCTGGTACGGGGTGGGCGCCGGCTCGCTCGGCACCGGCGTGCCCGCGTTGCGGCTGGCACTGGAACGGCTGGTCGATTCGGCCGCCACCCGCCGGGAACTCGGCACCTATGCCCGTCGCCTGGTGCACGAACGGTTCAGCCTGCACCGCGCGGCCGAGCTCCAGGAGCGGGAGTACCTCACCGCGGTGGCCGAGCGGGTGCCGCTCGGGCCGCTGCTCACCGATCTGGCCCGCACCGGTGCCGGCGTGCTCACCAGCACCGCCCGCCGCAAGTACCAGCGCCGGCGCGGCACCCTCGCGACCGACGACGCCAACGCCCGCCCGCTGGCCGGGCCCGCCACGAACGCATAA
- a CDS encoding DegT/DnrJ/EryC1/StrS family aminotransferase: MPGIPLVDLAVQHDQVADEVALGWAEVLKATSFVGGPQVSAFEQEFAEFCRVAHCVGVGNGTDAVELALRALRIGPGDECVLPANTFIATAEAVARTGAKPVLVDCDPETALLDADAARAAVGPRTRAIVPVHLYGQPAPVELLDGLGVPVVEDAAQAQGARRHGVSAGGLGDLAATSFYPGKNLGAYGDAGAVLTCDAEFAERVRLLRAHGSPRKYEHAELGFNSRLDTLQAVVLSAKLRRLDGWNAARRAAAVRYDALLADLPEVRRPVVLPGNEPVWHLYVVRVAERDRVLAQLNAEGIGAGVHYPTPLHLTGAFGSLGHAAGSFPVTERLAGEILSLPLFPEITAAQQERVIDVLSEAVR, encoded by the coding sequence GTGCCCGGGATTCCTTTGGTAGACCTGGCCGTCCAGCACGACCAGGTGGCCGACGAGGTGGCGCTCGGCTGGGCGGAAGTGCTGAAGGCGACGTCGTTCGTCGGCGGGCCGCAGGTTTCCGCCTTCGAGCAGGAGTTCGCCGAGTTCTGCCGGGTCGCGCACTGCGTCGGCGTCGGCAACGGCACGGACGCGGTGGAGCTGGCGCTGCGCGCGTTGCGGATCGGTCCCGGCGACGAGTGCGTGCTGCCGGCCAACACCTTCATCGCCACCGCCGAGGCGGTGGCCAGGACCGGCGCGAAACCGGTGCTGGTGGACTGCGACCCGGAGACCGCGCTGCTGGACGCGGACGCGGCGCGGGCCGCGGTCGGGCCGCGCACCAGGGCGATCGTGCCGGTGCACCTGTACGGGCAGCCGGCGCCGGTCGAGCTGCTCGACGGGCTCGGCGTGCCGGTGGTGGAGGACGCGGCGCAGGCACAGGGCGCGCGCCGGCACGGGGTGAGCGCCGGCGGGCTCGGTGACCTGGCGGCCACCAGCTTCTACCCTGGCAAGAACCTCGGCGCGTACGGGGACGCCGGCGCGGTGCTGACCTGCGACGCGGAGTTCGCCGAGCGGGTCCGCTTGCTGCGGGCGCACGGGTCGCCGCGCAAGTACGAGCACGCCGAACTCGGCTTCAACAGCAGGCTGGACACGCTGCAGGCGGTGGTGCTCTCCGCGAAGCTGCGCCGCCTCGACGGCTGGAACGCGGCAAGGCGTGCGGCGGCCGTCCGGTACGACGCGCTGCTCGCGGACCTGCCCGAGGTGCGGCGGCCGGTGGTGCTGCCCGGCAACGAGCCGGTCTGGCATCTGTACGTGGTGCGGGTCGCCGAGCGGGACAGAGTCCTCGCGCAGCTGAACGCGGAGGGCATCGGGGCCGGCGTGCACTACCCCACCCCGCTGCACCTGACCGGCGCGTTCGGCTCGCTCGGCCACGCCGCCGGTTCGTTCCCGGTCACCGAGCGGCTGGCCGGGGAGATCCTGTCGCTGCCGCTGTTCCCGGAAATCACCGCCGCACAACAAGAACGGGTGATCGACGTGCTTTCGGAGGCTGTTCGATGA